A genomic window from Sulfurospirillum diekertiae includes:
- the atpC gene encoding ATP synthase F1 subunit epsilon — protein sequence MNTLKLEIVTPTGQIFANDVKSVTLPGKEGEFGVLPNHASLVTLLQAGVIDIELKDGNHDVVAINWGHVKVDENSVTVLADCAVSIGGTTESEVAKSLEAAKQLLESISDSDVAIAMATAKIDSIAKTRKF from the coding sequence ATGAATACATTAAAATTAGAAATTGTGACTCCAACAGGTCAAATTTTTGCTAACGATGTAAAGAGTGTTACGCTTCCAGGCAAAGAGGGTGAGTTTGGTGTTTTACCAAATCACGCCTCTTTAGTAACGCTATTACAAGCAGGCGTAATTGATATTGAGCTTAAAGATGGCAATCATGATGTTGTTGCGATTAATTGGGGTCATGTCAAAGTCGATGAAAATTCTGTAACTGTTTTAGCTGATTGTGCTGTCTCAATTGGTGGAACTACTGAAAGTGAAGTAGCAAAATCTCTAGAAGCTGCTAAGCAACTTCTAGAGAGCATTAGTGACTCAGATGTCGCTATTGCTATGGCTACAGCAAAAATCGACTCAATTGCAAAAACAAGGAAGTTTTAA
- a CDS encoding ExbD/TolR family protein: MSQLDEVPELNITPLVDIMLVLLAILMVTTPALVYEEVIKLPDGSKSAVVSKLPELEIRVTKDKKVYIKSDSFTLAEFPDSFMMQKSKYPLKSIVYIKADEGLSYKDVMFVLKTIKQAGFTNVSLETNG; the protein is encoded by the coding sequence ATGAGTCAATTGGATGAAGTACCAGAACTAAACATTACTCCGCTTGTGGATATTATGTTGGTACTCCTCGCCATTTTAATGGTAACAACACCTGCATTAGTTTATGAAGAGGTGATTAAACTTCCCGATGGTAGTAAATCAGCTGTTGTTAGTAAACTTCCTGAACTTGAAATTCGGGTAACGAAAGATAAAAAAGTCTACATAAAAAGTGATAGCTTTACTCTTGCTGAATTTCCTGATAGTTTTATGATGCAAAAAAGTAAATATCCACTTAAGAGCATTGTTTATATTAAAGCTGATGAAGGTCTCTCATATAAAGATGTCATGTTTGTGCTCAAAACAATTAAGCAGGCTGGTTTTACGAACGTATCTTTAGAAACGAATGGATAA
- a CDS encoding Fis family transcriptional regulator, producing MIMDMTTNTVKVDAAAAKVTHMVADVVDHTNYIAKSRASMEALKSANLLKSVTINALILGESGVGKQSLASHIVSAPIVDASAFNELLVLIETNSSLIVKNFHKITNYKKLKIALDVHKTRIIATSSLPISEALMDEFFSLKVVIPPLRERMEDVIPLMEKFAQEACMMFDGEFGEAPSLEEIVPDLSKNCYSLRRSVYNAYLMNSFGEEEILAMMERFLSQRIGGRNDYRELLYLFDVPMIKSGYTKFGSQLAISEKFGLNRNTLRKKINDYKDRLKID from the coding sequence ATGATCATGGACATGACCACGAACACGGTGAAGGTGGATGCTGCGGCGGCGAAAGTCACTCACATGGTGGCGGATGTTGTGGATCACACTAATTATATAGCAAAGTCTAGAGCCTCTATGGAGGCTCTTAAGTCTGCAAATCTTCTTAAAAGTGTTACAATCAATGCACTTATCTTAGGTGAAAGTGGTGTAGGGAAACAAAGTCTTGCTAGTCATATTGTTTCAGCACCTATTGTCGATGCAAGTGCCTTTAATGAGCTGTTAGTACTCATTGAAACCAACAGCAGTCTTATTGTTAAAAACTTTCATAAAATTACTAATTATAAAAAACTTAAAATTGCCCTAGATGTTCATAAAACAAGAATTATTGCTACATCAAGCTTGCCTATAAGCGAAGCACTCATGGATGAATTTTTTAGTCTTAAAGTTGTCATCCCCCCTTTACGTGAACGTATGGAGGATGTGATCCCTTTGATGGAAAAGTTTGCTCAAGAAGCGTGCATGATGTTTGATGGAGAATTTGGTGAAGCTCCTTCGTTAGAGGAAATTGTGCCAGACTTGAGTAAAAACTGTTATTCTCTGCGACGCTCAGTGTATAATGCTTATTTGATGAACTCCTTTGGAGAAGAAGAGATTTTGGCGATGATGGAGCGTTTTTTATCCCAACGTATAGGTGGGAGAAATGATTATCGTGAGCTATTGTATCTTTTTGATGTCCCAATGATTAAAAGCGGTTATACCAAGTTTGGTTCACAACTTGCTATTAGTGAAAAATTTGGACTTAATCGAAACACCCTACGTAAAAAAATCAACGATTACAAAGATAGATTAAAAATAGACTAG
- the atpG gene encoding ATP synthase F1 subunit gamma: MANLKEIKRKIKSVQNTQKTTRAMKLVSTAKLKRAEMAAKQSRVYAVKINEVLSEIAYKINQYKNGAAESRFFDKNETPSTIDVIFVTADKGLCGGFNIQTIKAVRNLLTENTEKKVTVRLRAVGRKGMAFFNFQGTELLTSYAGVSSSPSYEKAQEIIQSAINDFVEGKTDKVILVHNGYKNMISQELKIVDVVPVQSPLETLETSSLMELEPDESGEEILDSLLQKYFEFNMYYALVDSLAAEHSARMQAMENATNNAKERVGILTLAYNKARQESITTELIEIISGVESMK, encoded by the coding sequence AGACGACACGGGCTATGAAGCTTGTTTCCACTGCAAAGTTGAAACGAGCAGAAATGGCTGCAAAGCAATCACGTGTGTATGCCGTTAAGATTAACGAAGTGCTCTCTGAAATTGCATATAAAATTAATCAGTACAAAAATGGTGCTGCTGAAAGTCGTTTCTTTGATAAAAATGAAACTCCAAGCACGATAGATGTTATTTTTGTGACAGCAGATAAAGGATTGTGCGGTGGCTTTAATATTCAAACGATTAAAGCTGTTCGTAACCTTTTAACTGAAAATACAGAGAAAAAAGTGACGGTTAGACTTCGTGCTGTTGGAAGAAAAGGTATGGCGTTTTTCAATTTTCAAGGAACTGAACTTTTGACCTCTTATGCAGGTGTAAGTTCATCTCCAAGCTATGAAAAAGCACAAGAAATTATTCAAAGTGCCATTAATGATTTTGTCGAAGGTAAAACAGATAAAGTTATCTTAGTCCATAATGGTTACAAAAATATGATTTCACAGGAGTTAAAAATCGTGGATGTTGTACCTGTACAATCTCCTCTTGAGACACTTGAAACGAGCTCTTTAATGGAATTAGAGCCTGATGAGAGTGGTGAAGAGATTTTGGACTCATTGTTACAAAAATATTTTGAATTCAATATGTATTATGCATTGGTTGATTCATTAGCGGCTGAACACAGCGCACGTATGCAAGCAATGGAAAATGCAACAAATAACGCCAAAGAACGTGTGGGTATTTTAACTTTGGCATACAATAAAGCTAGACAAGAGTCTATTACTACTGAACTCATTGAGATCATCAGTGGTGTAGAATCTATGAAATAA
- a CDS encoding 5'-methylthioadenosine/adenosylhomocysteine nucleosidase, producing MKIAIMGAMVEEITPLLEFFGNYETIEFAKNRYYVTSYKGMDLVIAYSKIGKVNASLTASTLIEKFGAQKLLFSGVAGALNPSLKVGDLLVATKLAQHDLDITAFGHPHGYVPEGSVYVETDKALTEIAKKVASVQKIKLLEGIIATGDQFICDSVKKEWIHSTFNADATEMEGASVAVVCDALKVPFCVLRAISDAADMDAGFSFDEFLVSSAKESARFIIAMLDELTYDHH from the coding sequence ATGAAAATAGCTATTATGGGTGCAATGGTCGAAGAGATCACACCACTTTTAGAATTTTTTGGAAATTATGAAACGATTGAGTTTGCCAAAAATAGGTACTACGTCACATCGTATAAAGGTATGGATTTAGTGATAGCTTACAGTAAGATTGGTAAAGTGAATGCTAGTTTGACAGCCTCAACGCTGATTGAAAAATTTGGAGCACAAAAGCTTCTTTTTTCAGGTGTCGCAGGTGCCCTTAATCCTTCATTAAAAGTGGGTGACTTGCTCGTAGCCACGAAGCTTGCTCAACACGATCTTGATATTACCGCATTCGGTCATCCTCATGGTTACGTACCTGAGGGTTCTGTGTATGTTGAAACGGATAAAGCTCTTACCGAAATAGCTAAAAAAGTAGCGTCTGTTCAAAAGATCAAATTGCTTGAAGGCATTATTGCTACTGGTGATCAATTCATTTGTGATAGTGTAAAAAAAGAGTGGATTCATTCCACTTTCAACGCGGATGCGACTGAAATGGAAGGTGCTTCGGTTGCGGTTGTTTGCGACGCATTGAAGGTTCCTTTTTGTGTCCTAAGAGCGATTAGCGATGCGGCTGATATGGACGCTGGTTTTAGCTTCGATGAATTCTTAGTCAGTTCTGCTAAAGAGAGTGCTCGGTTTATTATCGCGATGCTGGACGAACTTACGTATGATCACCATTAG
- a CDS encoding MotA/TolQ/ExbB proton channel family protein — MSSFELFLNYFARSGFFTWVILIWLSAYFIITCGIFFSRYLYLGYWLSIEKNSLESMLMGAKNVRDDSILRKCSSAAGASEKLLNVCKNVAEKNATSGLWMLSIIASTAPFIGLFGTVVSILQTFSGLGQSGSASLGVIAPAISEALVATATGIFVAIPAYSTNLFLRRKAYEVIVYVQREVDILLSANETRRDS; from the coding sequence ATGTCATCATTTGAATTATTTTTGAACTATTTTGCAAGAAGTGGTTTTTTTACGTGGGTGATTTTGATCTGGCTATCTGCTTATTTTATCATAACATGTGGTATCTTCTTTAGTAGGTATCTTTACTTGGGTTATTGGCTTTCAATTGAAAAAAATTCGCTAGAGTCAATGCTCATGGGGGCTAAGAATGTACGTGATGATTCAATTCTGAGAAAATGTTCAAGTGCAGCAGGCGCTTCAGAAAAACTTTTGAATGTATGTAAAAATGTTGCTGAAAAAAATGCAACCAGCGGTTTATGGATGCTTTCTATTATTGCCTCAACAGCACCTTTTATTGGATTGTTTGGAACGGTTGTTTCAATTTTGCAAACATTTAGTGGACTTGGCCAATCAGGTAGTGCATCTCTTGGTGTAATAGCTCCAGCAATTAGTGAAGCCTTAGTTGCAACAGCTACAGGCATTTTTGTAGCTATACCCGCATACAGTACAAACCTCTTTCTTCGAAGAAAAGCTTATGAAGTGATTGTCTATGTACAAAGAGAAGTAGATATTTTGCTCTCTGCAAACGAAACAAGACGAGATAGCTAA
- the fabD gene encoding ACP S-malonyltransferase, producing MNNSIFIFPGQGSQKVGMGKDFYDHSSIAKEMIEKASQRVSFDFTTLLFEENDRLDQTEFAQPAILLVSLIAHRLFVEQCKVVPKVVLGHSLGEFSALSAAGAMDYLDAVELVHQRGLLMKKACEGINAGMMALLGLDDASVENLTCKERELGKKVWAANYNGDGQIVIAGNRDDLISLEPLFKEAGAKKSVLLPMSVASHCPLLSSAQSKLEVYLDQWLKESFTTPIISNVTASEYQSKAEAKILLSQQLISPVKYKQSILHVESSTDAFIEFGGSVLKGLNKRITQKPTHSITDMKSLEEVLALL from the coding sequence ATGAATAATAGTATCTTTATATTCCCTGGACAAGGCAGCCAAAAAGTTGGTATGGGAAAAGATTTTTATGATCATTCATCCATTGCAAAAGAGATGATTGAAAAAGCAAGCCAGAGAGTAAGCTTTGACTTTACAACGCTTCTATTTGAAGAAAATGATAGATTAGATCAAACAGAGTTTGCACAACCTGCTATTTTATTAGTCAGCCTTATTGCTCATCGTCTTTTTGTGGAACAGTGTAAAGTGGTGCCTAAAGTAGTTCTAGGTCACTCCTTAGGAGAGTTTTCTGCTTTGAGTGCAGCTGGTGCTATGGATTATTTGGATGCTGTAGAGCTTGTACACCAACGCGGTCTTTTGATGAAAAAAGCATGTGAAGGCATTAATGCTGGAATGATGGCGCTTCTTGGCTTAGATGATGCAAGTGTTGAAAATCTTACATGTAAAGAGCGTGAACTGGGTAAAAAAGTTTGGGCAGCAAATTACAATGGTGATGGACAAATTGTGATTGCAGGTAATCGTGATGATTTAATATCTTTAGAGCCACTTTTTAAAGAGGCAGGTGCTAAAAAATCAGTGCTACTCCCTATGTCTGTAGCAAGTCACTGTCCACTTTTAAGTTCGGCTCAATCAAAACTTGAAGTTTATTTAGACCAATGGCTTAAAGAGAGTTTCACAACGCCTATTATCTCCAATGTAACCGCATCTGAATACCAAAGCAAAGCTGAGGCGAAAATACTTCTATCCCAGCAGCTTATTTCACCTGTAAAATATAAACAATCCATTTTACATGTAGAATCATCAACAGACGCTTTTATTGAATTTGGTGGCTCAGTGCTTAAAGGTCTTAATAAACGGATCACTCAAAAACCAACACATAGTATTACTGATATGAAAAGTTTAGAAGAAGTGCTAGCACTTTTGTAA
- a CDS encoding OmpA family protein: MGKLALTSLAVAVLVLTGCSQKSPEVDMTKGTGDTKGAGVNDGMSALQKLIASLEANSKTIYFDFDKYNVRKDQQANIDANAALFNSAEAKSFSIKVEGNCDEFGTDEYNYALGLKRAKSVKDGLVAKGMVADRITVVSYGESNPASTEHNKEAWAKNRRAEFKVLP, encoded by the coding sequence ATGGGTAAATTAGCTTTAACAAGCTTAGCGGTAGCGGTTTTGGTTTTAACAGGTTGTAGCCAAAAAAGTCCAGAAGTCGATATGACTAAAGGAACTGGTGATACAAAAGGTGCTGGTGTAAATGATGGCATGAGTGCACTTCAAAAATTGATTGCTTCTTTAGAAGCTAATTCTAAAACAATCTATTTTGATTTTGACAAATATAATGTCAGAAAAGACCAACAAGCAAATATTGATGCAAACGCTGCATTATTCAACTCTGCAGAGGCAAAAAGCTTCTCAATCAAAGTTGAAGGTAACTGTGATGAATTCGGTACTGACGAATACAACTACGCACTTGGTCTTAAAAGAGCAAAAAGTGTTAAAGATGGTTTAGTTGCTAAAGGTATGGTTGCAGATAGAATTACAGTTGTAAGTTATGGTGAGAGCAATCCTGCTAGTACAGAGCACAATAAAGAAGCTTGGGCTAAAAACAGAAGAGCAGAATTTAAAGTACTTCCATAA
- a CDS encoding tetratricopeptide repeat protein: MKKQILLFSIALLPLAALSNEPSAFGSNTNDVDSSSATTSYSNTVSVSDKKYFQNNQKTISSTSNDNLSSTKTDQGSISSEQYEGMRSVVDSYASKIAKQDDKMRQLEEENKKLREYVEENRKIQADNQEKIKTVVGELGTLIDSINKNYVPKDKFDQLANEVRGGKSASKTATPAIDSTKKDTVKETPPATKVISAKELSTKDSATLTKEADDLLEKKSYSEAQALYTELLHRNYKPAKTNFSLGEAAYNQKAYSTAIEHYKASITASDKAAYTPALLYHTGVSFEKLGKAKEAQGFYKALKDGYPDSPEAKKVK, encoded by the coding sequence ATGAAAAAACAAATTCTTCTATTTTCGATAGCATTGCTGCCTCTGGCAGCGCTATCGAATGAACCCTCAGCCTTTGGTAGTAATACAAATGATGTTGATAGTAGCAGTGCCACTACGTCTTATAGTAATACTGTTAGTGTAAGTGACAAAAAGTATTTCCAAAATAATCAGAAAACAATATCTTCTACTTCCAATGATAATCTTAGTTCAACAAAAACTGATCAAGGTAGTATTTCTTCTGAACAATATGAAGGTATGCGATCAGTTGTTGATAGTTATGCAAGTAAAATTGCTAAACAAGATGATAAAATGCGACAACTCGAAGAGGAAAATAAAAAACTCAGAGAGTATGTTGAAGAAAATCGTAAAATTCAAGCGGATAACCAAGAGAAAATAAAGACAGTTGTTGGAGAACTTGGAACATTAATTGATTCCATTAATAAAAATTATGTTCCAAAAGATAAATTTGATCAACTTGCTAATGAAGTAAGAGGTGGGAAAAGTGCTTCTAAAACAGCTACTCCCGCAATTGATTCTACAAAAAAAGACACTGTGAAGGAAACTCCTCCTGCGACTAAAGTAATTTCTGCAAAAGAACTTAGCACAAAAGATAGTGCCACATTGACAAAAGAGGCAGATGATTTACTTGAGAAAAAATCATATTCAGAAGCACAAGCCCTTTATACAGAACTTTTACATCGCAATTACAAGCCTGCTAAAACAAATTTTAGTTTAGGCGAAGCAGCTTATAACCAAAAAGCTTATTCTACTGCTATTGAACATTATAAAGCAAGTATTACTGCATCGGATAAAGCAGCTTATACTCCAGCACTTTTATATCATACAGGTGTTTCATTTGAAAAGCTTGGAAAAGCTAAAGAAGCACAAGGTTTTTATAAAGCTCTCAAAGATGGATACCCTGATTCTCCAGAAGCAAAAAAAGTAAAATAG
- the tolB gene encoding Tol-Pal system protein TolB, protein MKKIVAFFFLTIFAYASDATVEIVKKIDVLPKIAVQDASPKNVDLEFRKSFFKLIAGDLRVSSHFNVLDEYLQSSYEGGPLENFLSDKKVDMILRFSLGQDFNTASANVKLINAKTGATTFEKSYSISDKKRNPFLAHKIVVDANDQVGAPSVKWMEQSVLFARYTEAKKSEIVISDYTLSYQKLIVSGGLNVFPKWANTEQSAFFYTSYNGAEPTIYRYDLKDGSRKSIISSSGMLVCSDISKDGNKLLLTMAPKDHPDIYLYDLQSRKITKITDYAGINVNGNFIDNDKRIAFVSDRLGNPDIFAQGIYDKSFEKLVYHGKNKNSISTYDNYIVYSSREGDSEFGRNTFNLYLISTKTDYLRQLTASGENLYPRFSQDPDTIMFIKQFGNQSALGIIRLNANKTYQFPLKIGKLQSIDW, encoded by the coding sequence ATCAAAAAAATAGTTGCTTTCTTCTTTTTAACAATTTTTGCATATGCTTCAGATGCAACAGTAGAAATTGTAAAAAAAATAGATGTGCTACCCAAAATTGCGGTACAAGATGCAAGTCCAAAAAATGTTGATTTGGAATTTAGAAAAAGTTTTTTTAAACTTATTGCAGGAGATTTGCGCGTTAGTAGCCATTTTAATGTACTTGACGAATATTTGCAAAGTAGTTATGAAGGGGGACCTTTAGAAAATTTTCTATCAGATAAAAAAGTAGATATGATTTTGCGTTTTAGTTTAGGTCAAGATTTTAATACGGCATCCGCAAATGTAAAATTGATTAATGCTAAAACGGGTGCAACAACTTTTGAAAAATCGTATAGTATTAGTGATAAAAAAAGAAACCCATTTTTGGCACATAAAATTGTTGTTGATGCAAATGATCAAGTGGGTGCACCTTCGGTCAAATGGATGGAGCAATCAGTTTTATTTGCACGGTATACAGAAGCAAAAAAAAGTGAAATTGTCATTTCAGATTATACACTCAGCTATCAAAAATTGATTGTTTCTGGTGGTCTAAATGTCTTTCCTAAATGGGCGAATACAGAACAAAGTGCATTTTTTTACACTTCCTATAATGGCGCTGAACCAACTATCTACAGGTATGATTTAAAAGATGGGAGTAGAAAAAGTATTATTTCAAGTTCTGGAATGCTTGTTTGCTCTGATATTTCAAAAGATGGTAATAAGTTACTTCTGACGATGGCACCTAAAGATCATCCAGATATTTATTTGTATGATTTGCAGAGTAGAAAAATCACTAAAATTACTGATTATGCAGGTATTAATGTGAATGGAAACTTTATCGATAATGATAAACGCATCGCCTTTGTTTCTGATCGACTAGGAAATCCTGATATATTTGCACAAGGAATTTATGATAAAAGCTTTGAAAAGCTCGTTTATCATGGAAAAAATAAGAATTCAATCTCAACCTATGATAATTATATTGTTTACTCAAGTAGAGAAGGGGATAGTGAATTTGGACGAAATACTTTTAATCTCTATTTAATTTCAACAAAAACAGATTATCTTAGACAATTGACTGCATCTGGAGAAAATCTTTATCCACGTTTTTCGCAAGATCCTGATACTATTATGTTTATAAAACAATTTGGAAATCAGAGTGCTTTGGGGATAATTCGACTAAATGCAAACAAAACATATCAGTTTCCGTTAAAAATAGGTAAACTTCAGTCAATAGACTGGTGA
- a CDS encoding TonB C-terminal domain-containing protein, with protein MSSVNRYASFGWTLSILLYICLLVGLAYVLSSQKDTIKNYTSNKDPMNVALVERKKNDSEKPKEERKKEEVQKPVEKPAEKPVSEDKKVASSPKEAVKSQSLRGLFEDINTSKLPPDAKEQKKDQTTPTRIKPNKEETKEKSENAASKIANSLNFSEQKHSIDTKKGGEYDPFIGKVQEILEENWQKTIDTENGNVAKVVIKVSDRGTFSYKIVSLSYNNEFNTKLKEFLKAMESVEFPKYEKGPLFEMQVEFKDIKE; from the coding sequence GTGTCGAGTGTGAATAGATATGCCTCTTTTGGATGGACTTTGTCCATCCTTCTCTATATATGTCTTTTAGTTGGTCTCGCTTATGTTTTAAGCTCTCAAAAAGATACTATCAAAAATTATACTTCAAACAAAGATCCTATGAATGTTGCTTTGGTTGAGCGCAAAAAGAATGACTCAGAAAAGCCAAAAGAGGAACGAAAAAAAGAAGAGGTCCAAAAACCAGTTGAAAAACCGGCAGAAAAACCTGTCTCTGAAGATAAAAAAGTTGCTTCTTCTCCAAAAGAAGCTGTAAAGAGCCAATCACTTAGAGGTCTCTTTGAGGATATTAATACTTCCAAATTACCTCCTGATGCAAAAGAACAGAAAAAAGACCAAACTACGCCAACACGTATCAAACCGAATAAAGAAGAGACAAAAGAAAAAAGTGAGAATGCAGCATCTAAAATTGCTAACTCATTGAACTTTTCTGAGCAAAAACATTCAATTGATACTAAAAAAGGTGGAGAGTATGACCCTTTCATTGGTAAAGTACAAGAAATCTTAGAAGAAAATTGGCAAAAGACGATTGATACAGAAAATGGAAATGTCGCTAAGGTTGTAATCAAAGTAAGTGATCGAGGAACCTTTAGTTATAAAATAGTTTCTTTGTCTTATAATAATGAATTTAACACGAAACTCAAAGAATTCTTAAAAGCTATGGAAAGTGTAGAATTTCCAAAGTACGAAAAAGGACCACTTTTTGAGATGCAGGTTGAATTTAAAGATATAAAGGAGTAA
- a CDS encoding FKBP-type peptidyl-prolyl cis-trans isomerase, translating into MSISDNQVVSIHYELRNVDNGEILDSNLNAAPLSFIVGKGQIIPGLEEKIKELKAGDNADIKVVAADAYGIYDENAVQTLPKEQFAGLELQAGMTLYGQGEHGETVQVIVKNFNDETVEIDFNHPLAGQDLLFAISILEVRDATADELLNGYVGGGHSCGCGAGGCGSHDHDEEGECCGGHDHGHDHEHGEGGCCGGESHSHGGGCCGSH; encoded by the coding sequence ATGAGTATTAGTGATAATCAAGTAGTTTCAATCCATTATGAGCTTAGAAATGTTGATAATGGTGAAATTTTAGATAGTAATCTTAATGCAGCGCCACTTTCTTTTATTGTTGGAAAAGGTCAAATTATTCCAGGATTAGAAGAAAAAATTAAAGAGCTTAAAGCTGGTGATAACGCTGATATTAAAGTAGTTGCAGCTGATGCCTATGGCATTTATGATGAAAATGCTGTCCAAACATTACCAAAAGAGCAATTTGCTGGTCTTGAGCTTCAAGCAGGCATGACACTTTATGGTCAAGGTGAACATGGTGAGACAGTTCAAGTTATTGTCAAAAACTTTAATGATGAGACTGTTGAAATCGATTTTAACCATCCTTTAGCAGGTCAAGATCTTTTATTCGCAATTAGTATTTTAGAAGTACGTGATGCAACAGCAGATGAGCTTCTAAATGGCTATGTTGGTGGTGGACACAGTTGTGGTTGTGGTGCAGGTGGATGCGGTTCACATGACCATGATGAAGAAGGAGAGTGTTGTGGTGGACATGATCATGGACATGACCACGAACACGGTGAAGGTGGATGCTGCGGCGGCGAAAGTCACTCACATGGTGGCGGATGTTGTGGATCACACTAA
- the atpD gene encoding F0F1 ATP synthase subunit beta, which produces MNGLISQIMGPVVDVDFNGYLPKINEAIEVNYEVEGKKQRLILEVAAHLGDNRVRTIAMDMSEGLTRGIEVKALGNPIQVPVGEEVLGRIFNVIGDVIDQGADVSRKTLWSIHREPPKFEEQSTKSEIFETGIKVVDLLAPYAKGGKVGLFGGAGVGKTVIIMELIHNVAFKHSGYSVFAGVGERTREGNDLYHEMKDSNVLDKVALCYGQMSEPPGARNRIALTGLTMAEYFRDEMGLDVLMFIDNIFRFSQSGAEMSALLGRIPSAVGYQPTLASEMGRFQERITSTKKGSITSVQAVYVPADDLTDPAPATVFAHLDATTVLNRSIAEKGIYPAVDPLDSSSRMLNPDILGIEHYTVSRGVQAVLQKYKDLQDIIAILGMDELSEEDKVTVDRARKIERFLSQPFFVAEVFTGSPGKYVTLEESIAGFKGILDGKYDDLPEAAFYMVGSIEEVIEKAAKLKS; this is translated from the coding sequence ATGAATGGATTAATTAGCCAGATCATGGGTCCAGTTGTTGACGTCGATTTTAATGGCTACCTTCCTAAAATCAATGAAGCGATTGAAGTGAATTATGAAGTAGAAGGCAAGAAACAACGTTTGATTCTTGAAGTAGCAGCACACTTAGGCGACAACCGTGTAAGAACAATTGCAATGGATATGAGTGAGGGTTTAACAAGAGGAATTGAAGTTAAAGCTTTGGGAAATCCTATCCAAGTTCCTGTAGGTGAAGAGGTTTTAGGACGTATTTTTAATGTCATTGGTGATGTTATTGATCAAGGTGCTGATGTTTCAAGAAAAACACTATGGTCTATTCACAGAGAACCACCAAAATTTGAAGAACAAAGTACAAAATCAGAGATTTTTGAAACCGGTATTAAAGTAGTTGATCTTCTTGCCCCTTATGCAAAAGGTGGTAAAGTTGGACTCTTCGGTGGTGCTGGTGTTGGTAAAACCGTTATTATTATGGAATTGATTCATAACGTTGCGTTTAAACACAGTGGATACTCAGTATTTGCTGGTGTTGGTGAGAGAACACGTGAAGGAAATGACCTTTACCATGAGATGAAAGATTCCAACGTTTTGGATAAAGTTGCATTGTGCTATGGTCAAATGAGCGAGCCTCCAGGAGCACGTAACCGTATTGCCCTTACAGGTCTTACAATGGCAGAATATTTCCGTGACGAAATGGGTCTTGATGTTTTGATGTTTATCGATAATATCTTTAGATTTTCTCAATCAGGTGCTGAGATGTCAGCGCTTCTTGGACGTATTCCTTCAGCTGTTGGTTATCAACCTACTCTTGCAAGTGAAATGGGTAGATTTCAAGAGAGAATTACATCAACAAAAAAAGGTTCAATTACTTCTGTTCAAGCAGTTTATGTACCAGCAGATGACTTAACTGATCCAGCTCCAGCAACGGTATTTGCTCACTTAGATGCAACAACCGTACTTAATAGATCAATTGCAGAAAAAGGTATTTACCCGGCAGTTGATCCACTTGATTCAAGTTCTCGTATGCTTAATCCAGATATTTTAGGTATTGAACATTACACTGTTTCTCGTGGTGTTCAAGCCGTTCTCCAAAAATATAAAGATTTGCAAGATATTATTGCAATCCTTGGTATGGATGAGCTCAGCGAAGAAGATAAAGTGACAGTTGATCGTGCTAGGAAAATTGAAAGATTCTTATCCCAACCATTCTTCGTTGCGGAAGTATTTACGGGGAGCCCTGGAAAGTATGTAACGCTAGAAGAATCAATCGCAGGATTTAAAGGTATTTTAGATGGTAAATATGATGATTTACCAGAAGCTGCTTTTTATATGGTTGGAAGTATCGAAGAAGTTATTGAAAAAGCTGCAAAACTAAAAAGCTAA